The DNA sequence TGTTAAAGGGATAGCAAACAAGGCATTGGGGTTTTCAAGAAGAAGCCGTAAGCTGTTAGTCAAACTTTGTTTATTTCATCGTTGTATTtgttgtattaattttttaaattagtcgaACTTTGTTTACTTCATTGTTGTATTTCTTGTTTTAGTTTAAGGTTTCATCGAAGTTTGTTTATTTCATCGTTgtatttcttgttttaattttcaatttgtcGAACTTTGTTTAACTTCCCATTAGTTGAACTTTGTTTAACTTCATCGTTCTATTTGTTTTATTAACTTTCATTTTGAGTTAAACTTATAATTGAATGCATTATCTCAAATACATTAACTTAAAATTACATAGATATTGAAATTCATAATTGAACTACATTAAATGAAAATAACTACATTGAAATTCAGCATTGAAATACATTGACACAAATTATATAGAGATTAAAAATACTACGACTATGACCCTACAAACCACCACTGAAAACAACCCTACGAGCCACCACTACCACCAACCCCACCTGGTCCAGCACGTTGAGGACATCTACTGCGACTATGACCCTATCTCCCGCAAAGATGACATACCCGGGGACCAGGCATTTTCCGTGAATCCATTTCATTCAGATAGCGAGTCGATTTGGGACGACCCTTTGACTTTCGTCTCAAGGCAGAATTTGTGGCTATCGTCGGTCCCGAGTAATCAGGCCATGTCTCCATGTCGCCCAACGGGACAAACTTAACTATGTAGACCTTCCGAATCTCTGACATCTTGTATACATCGGTGACATACATCTGCCAATCCAGTTGCCGATTAACACAGCATGCAATAACATGGTGACATGGTAGTTGTTCCACCTGAAAATGACTATAGTCGCACCTCCGTCGCACAAAAACAACAACTAACACTTTTCCACTAGGCATTTTCCGCACCTCAAATACCTCGTTTCTTCTATCAAACTGGTGAACAACGATGTTACCTGCACGCTGCATGTTTGCATATATTCGATGAGTGGCAAACTCAAAGAAAGTATATCCAGCACGCTTGTGCTGGTAAGCCTCAGTACTCTTCCGCGTAAACAACGCATTCAACCGATAATATGTTGCTCGGACTAGCGCTAATATAGAAAGATTTCGAGCACTCTTCCACACCGAATTAATGCACTCGACAAGGTTCGTCGGCATGTGACCCCATCGATGTCCCTCGTCAAATGCCAACACCCCACACCTTCGCTACAATTTACTACGGCCCGGATTTACTCATGACGATTGGAGATTATCCCCACGCCGTCTTTTCTTACAACATGTGTTCGTAAATTACTGAGAAAAAAGTGTCATGCATCAACAGTCTCGCCCTCTACAATGGCAACAGCAATCGGTACAATGTTTTTATTCCTATCTTGCACAACTGCAACCAAAAGGTAGCCTTTATATTTTCCGTAGGTGGGTCCCATCAACCTGAACAAGCGGTTTGCAATATTTAAAAGCTCTTATGCATAGATTGAAACTTCAGAATACCCGATGAAGTATCCTAACACCGTCCACCTCTTGACTCCCATTATACAAGGGTCGTGTTTCTATTTGGACTTGTGAACCAGACATCTTCTGAACCATTACCAAGAACCACAACGGAAAATCTTGGTAAGATTTTTCCAATCCACTGAAAACCTTGGCTATCGACTTCTGCTTTGCCAGCCAAGCCTTCCGGTAACTAATAGTGTAGTTGAATCTTGCCTGGACTTCCGTAATTATAGATTTGACCTTTATGGATGGGTTGGATTCAACCAACGGCTTCATAGCCTCAGCAATCATGCCCGAGTCTAACTTGGACTGATCCTGTGAGATCGTTCTCATGGAACAGGTGTGCCTCCCATTGTATCTCTGAATCTCCCAACAGGCTTTCTTCTGTATCAAGCTGGCTCGGATCAACCAGTCGCACCCACGTCTGTAAGTCTTGCACTTTGCATAGAACATCTGTGGCTCGGATTCATAAACAACGTAATTGACTCATCTAGAGATAGTGTaactctgaatttctgcaatgacTGATTTTCTTGAAGCGTATTCCATTCCGATTCTAAACTCCCCATCCTCAGAATCAGCAACACCTACAAGAAAACAAATTTGTCGCTCATCGATCTGCTAAAACAAAATCAACATACTACCGTTCACGTACCTATGTTTACATATTCAGGAAACTCCGATGTATGCATGGCGTCAAGATCCAAGCTACGCATAAAAGGTGGAACATCCATCGATTGACTAACTGCGGCTGGAGCCACTACAGTTTTCACCACTACCTCACCTCCCTCATCTCCATCCTCGTCCTCATCACCGGCTTCGTACGTAGCTTCGAACTCCTCATCCTATCATTGTTCATTCCCAAGCACGCCTCAGCTCTGTCATCTTGTACATCTGGGTCATGTTGAACTTCATCTGTAGCAATATGCTC is a window from the Arachis hypogaea cultivar Tifrunner chromosome 17, arahy.Tifrunner.gnm2.J5K5, whole genome shotgun sequence genome containing:
- the LOC140180524 gene encoding uncharacterized protein — its product is MPTNLVECINSVWKSARNLSILALVRATYYRLNALFTRKSTEAYQHKRAGYTFFEFATHRIYANMQRAGNIVVHQFDRRNEVFEVRKMPSGKVLVVVFVRRRCDYSHFQVEQLPCHHVIACCVNRQLDWQMYVTDVYKMSEIRKVYIVKFVPLGDMETWPDYSGPTIATNSALRRKSKGRPKSTRYLNEMDSRKMPGPRTDVYAACCDGWTAHDPICRAEIAVGNDKETAETLHKVVLAAEVDAGMADGVDTVVATVVDAEE